The Brassica napus cultivar Da-Ae chromosome C7, Da-Ae, whole genome shotgun sequence genome has a segment encoding these proteins:
- the LOC106452427 gene encoding uncharacterized protein LOC106452427: protein MEEERHVQNLRATLSQQSAALQKLQLKIAQLKKRNQAQGQRPLEGERRFADVPGAVYVKPKPPDPSRINKTPTSKTHNNHVVNSRFDYNSFADKIELFKFSGKRGYLRWERNLDEWFHFNSILRKERLAYAIDQLREEAFKWWVQEEDDRRFYNEPTIKTWRALKEVMRDRFAPDFTSSEIQELYPRRYPIHGSKEARRLVAQEGQRILSQQDNFQPNQGHAIVHCLDQKSDILKVSKMSTSVGQNTLIRSKDKPEQAIVQVKAKVSHILDKSFHKSSTTCMMHLSLSKSVITGIKEPRYIEEETPGTSLPTDQKEAQSTKQSKLLNKPKPVIIVSNQGKCQTTPLDTGLNICILGTGIPDEIHILTEPEHEFNQNPHHKWKPKTEQKIVQVPKPEVNFTLDHHDIINSMTRLMHLSCPRKSEIITGSQGEYKAKKEQEVLAATTNLRVNCSMFMSFYKSLYFGIIYLSLPRCFDPGISQEEHKNRAELSQKDGHTNQGKQLQERRPSNQICPKKNIILHHADAPKNVEKISGCKEESFKEIPQDNLLLRGGFTPKMVRTEPTRSMKDHPLKKRGNAKVHSRGVIISYLLKEEPPDAQSIPKPKQYQGKTLESQKNMKADLLYLGAGYQVSRSKLCQGGRYDAAIRSATEPEVNPKPYSTSQGANQDIRALNMPYLKNHDGLNYEANFYGF from the exons ATGGAGGAGGAGAGACATGTCCAAAACCTAAGGGCCACCTTGAGCCAACAGTCCGCAGCCCTACAAAAGCTCCAACTTAAGATTGCTCAgttgaagaaaagaaatcagGCACAAGGCCAACGTCCACTTGAAGGAGAAAGGAGATTTGCAGATGTACCAGGGGCTGTATATGTCAagcccaagccaccagatccttcaaggATCAATAAAACTCCAACTTCTAAAACCCACAACAATCATGTTGTTAATTCTCGGTTTGATTATAACTCTTTTGCTGATAAAATTGAACTCtttaaattttcaggaaaaagaggtTATCTTAGATGGGAGAGGAACcttgatgaatggtttcactTCAACAGCATCCTGAGGAAAGAAAGGCTAGCTTATGCTATTGATCAACTTAGAGAAGAAGCCTTTAAATGGTgggtacaagaagaagatgataggcGGTTTTACAATGAGCCAACTATCAAAACGTGGAGAGCTCTTAAGGAAGTCATGAGGGATAGATTTGCACCAGATTTTACAAGTTCTGAAATCCAAGAACTATATCCAAGGAGGTATCCAATTCATGGTTCCAAAGAAGCAAGAAGATTAGTGGCACAAGAGGGTCAAAGAATCTTGTCTCAACAAGATAACTTTCAGCCAAACCAGGGGCATGCCATTGTCCATTGCTTAGACCAGAAGAGTGACATCCTAAAGGTCAGTAAGATGAGTACAAGTGTCGGCCAAAACACTTTGATCAGGTCCAAAGACAAACCAGAGCAAGCTATTGTCCAAGTAAAGGCCAAGGTAAGTCATATACTTGATAAATCTTTTCATAAATCATCTACCACTTGtatgatgcacttgtctttgtccaagagTGTTATTACAGGTATAAAGGAGCCTAGGTACATAGAAGAAGAGACGCCAGGCACAAGCCTTCCCACGGACCAGAAGGAAGCTCAAAGcacaaaacaatcaaagttgcttaataaaccaaaaccagTGATCATAGTATCAAACCAAGGTAAGTGTCAAACAACACCTTTAGATACTGGTTTAAACATTTGTATTCTTGGTACAGGAATACCAGATGAGATCCACATTCTTACCGAACCAGAACATGAGTTCAATCAAAATCCACACCACAAGTGGAAACCGAAAACTGAACAAAAGATTGTTCAAGTGCCAAAACCTGAGGTAAATTTCACTCTAGATCatcatgatattattaattCCATGACAAGATTAATGCACTTGTCTTGTCCAAGGAAAAGTGAAATTATTACAGGAAGCCAAGGTGAGTACAAGGCAAAGAAAGAACAAGAAGTTCTTGCTGCCACAACTAATTTAAGGGTTAATTGTTCTATGTTTATGTCATTTTATAAATCCCTTTATTTTGGTATAATATACTTGTCTTTGCCAAGATGTTTTGATCCAGGTATAAGTCAAGAAGAACACAAAAACCGAGCTGAGCTATCACAAAAAGATGGTCATACCAACCAAGGTAAACAATTGCAAGAAAGGCGGCCATCTAACCAAATCTGTCCAAAGAAGAATATCATTCTTCATCATGCTGATGCACCCAAG AATGTTGAAAAAATTTCTggttgcaaagaagaaagcttcaaagaaatccCACAGGATAATCTTTTGTTGCGAGGAGGATTCACCCCAAAGATGGTCAGAACCGAGCCTACTAGGAGTATGAAGGACCATCCACTGAAGAAGAGAGGCAATGCCAAAGTCCATAGCAGAGGCGTGATCATATCCTATTTGCTGAAAGAAGAGCCACCTGATGCACAATCCATCCCCAAACCGAAACAATATCAAGGTAAGAccttagaatctcaaaagaatatgaaagctgacttgctctatcttggtgcaggttatcaagtttcgaggtcgaaactTTGTCAAGGGGGAAGGTATGATGCGGccatcagatcagcaactgaaccggaggtcaacccaaagccctactcaaccagccaaggcgccaaccaggacatacgtgcactaaacaTGCCATATCTTAAAAACCACGATGGTTTAAATTACGAggctaatttttatggattctaa